GCATGAAAGGCGCCGTCGTCGTCGGTAGCGAGGCCGCCCCCGACGCGAAAGCGGTCCAACCGTCGGGAACCGGTTCCGGGTCGGGGTCCGGCGGGTCGGACCTCGGCGAGACGTTCACCCTCGGGGTCGCCGGAGCGCTCGTCGTCGGGATACTCGGCCTGCCGGTCGCCGAAGTGCGCAAGCGACGCCGCGAGTAGGGCGAACGACTACTCGTTCGTCGTGTGGACGTCTTCCTCGCTCGCGTCGGCCTCCTGCACCCAGACCGTCTTCTTGTTCACGAACTCCTCGATGCCGTGTTGGGCCAGTTCGCGGCCGTACCCCGAGTCCTTCACGCCGCCGAAGGGCACTCTCGGGTCGGACTTCACGAGTTCGTTGACGAAGGTCATCCCGGCGTCGATACGGTGGGCGATGCGCTCGCCGCGGTCTAGGTTCTGCGTCCAGACCGACGCGCCGAGGCCGAGGTGAACGTCGTTGGCGACCTCTATCGCCTTCTCCTCGCTCTCGACCTCGAAGACCGCCGCGGCGGGGCCGAAGACCTCCTCGCGGGCCGCCGCCGAGTCGCGGGGCACGTCGGTCAGCACGGTCGGCGGGTAGTAGAACCCCTCGCGGTCGAGCGGTTCGCCGCCGAGTTCGAGCGTCGCGCCCGCCTCCACGGTGTCCTGCACCTGCTCGTGGAGGTCGTCCATCAGGTCCTCGCGGGCCTGCGGGCCGAGGTCGGTGTCGTCGTCGGTCGGGTCGCCGACGGTCAGGTCGTCCATCTCGGCGACGAACTTCTCTAACCACTCGTCGTACACGTCGGTGTGGACGACGAACCGCTTGGCCGCGATGCACGACTGTCCGGCGTTTATCGTCCGGGCAGTAGCGCCGGTCTCCGCGGCGGCGTCGAGGTCGGCGTCGTCCAACACGACGAAGGGGTCCGACCCGCCGAGTTCGAGGACCGACTTCTTCAGGTTCTCGCCCGCCGTCTTCGCCACAGAGCGACCCGCGCGGGCGCTCCCGGTCAGCGTGACCGCCTTCACCCGGTCGTCCTCGATGACCTGCGCGGCTCGGTCGGAGTGGACGATGAGCGACTGGAAGACGTCCTCGGGGTAGCCCGCCTCCTCGAACACCTCTTGAATCGCCTCGGCGCACCCCGGTACGTTCGAGGCGTGCTTGAGCAGGCCGACGTTGCCCGCGGTCAGGTGGGGCGCGGCGAACCGGAAGACCTGCCAGAACGGGAAGTTCCACGGCATGACCGCCAGAATCGGCCCGAGCGGTTCGTACGAAACCGAGGTCTCGGCGTGCGAGGGACCGGGCCGTCGCTCGGTCTGGAGGTGGTCGGCGGCGTTCTCGGCGTAGTAGTCACAGACCCACGCGCACTTCTGGACCTCCGAGCGCGCCGACGCCAGCGGCTTGCCCATCTCCTTCGTCATCAGTTCGGCGTATTCGTCTTCGTTGTCTCGGAGGACTTCGCCGGCGTTTTCGAGCAGCTGTTGGCGCTTCCGGATGGGCACGTCCTTCCACTCCGCGAAGCGCTCGGTCGCGCGGTCGAGCGCGGCCTCTACGTCCTCTTCGGAGTCGTCGGGAACCGGGTCGAGCGACTCGCCAGTGGCGGGATTGAGTCGGTCCATGTCGTATGCAATTCGTCGCCCAACAGGTTGTAGCTTCGGGCGCCAGCGGAGCGACGGAGTACGGAAAGACAGTTGTAGTCGCCCGCATAAATTAGCCGTAGTTGACACGATGTCCTCCAACGACGCCAGTTCGCGCCGTACGCTGCTGCGGGTCGCAGGTGCGACGCTCTCGGGTACCCTTGCAGGGTGTGCCGGTACCAGCCGGAGTTCACCGGACGGCGACGGAACTGCTGTCTCGTGTTCGAGCGCAGACCACCCGTACCCGAGCGATTGGCCCCTCGCTGGCTACGACAGTCGGAACACGGCCGCCAACCCGGAAGCGACGGGTCCGAGGGAATCGGTCGGCGTCGAGTGGACCGCCGACGGACTCCGTTCGGTCTGGGGAACACCGGTCGTCGCGGGCGAGAGCGTCTACGTCCAAGAGACGTCAACCCGTCTCAGCGCGTTCGCCCGGGAGACCGGTGGGAAGCGATGGTCGGTGGAGTTGACCGAGACCGGCGACTCGCAGGCGACGACGTCTCACTCCGGTCCCCATCTTACGCCGGCAGTCGCTGGCGACACGGTGTACGTCGGCGGCGGAACTATCGCGGTCGAAACGGACGGTCCGCGCGTGGAACGCACCGACAACCGCGTCCGCTTGTACGCCATCGACCGTCACGACGGCACGACTCGGTGGACCGTCCGACCCGACCATTACGTCGCCACCGCACCGGTCGTCGTCGGCGACACCGTCCTGTTCGCCACGCTGGCCGGGACTCTATACGCCGTCGATACCG
The nucleotide sequence above comes from Halorussus limi. Encoded proteins:
- a CDS encoding NAD-dependent succinate-semialdehyde dehydrogenase, translated to MDRLNPATGESLDPVPDDSEEDVEAALDRATERFAEWKDVPIRKRQQLLENAGEVLRDNEDEYAELMTKEMGKPLASARSEVQKCAWVCDYYAENAADHLQTERRPGPSHAETSVSYEPLGPILAVMPWNFPFWQVFRFAAPHLTAGNVGLLKHASNVPGCAEAIQEVFEEAGYPEDVFQSLIVHSDRAAQVIEDDRVKAVTLTGSARAGRSVAKTAGENLKKSVLELGGSDPFVVLDDADLDAAAETGATARTINAGQSCIAAKRFVVHTDVYDEWLEKFVAEMDDLTVGDPTDDDTDLGPQAREDLMDDLHEQVQDTVEAGATLELGGEPLDREGFYYPPTVLTDVPRDSAAAREEVFGPAAAVFEVESEEKAIEVANDVHLGLGASVWTQNLDRGERIAHRIDAGMTFVNELVKSDPRVPFGGVKDSGYGRELAQHGIEEFVNKKTVWVQEADASEEDVHTTNE
- a CDS encoding outer membrane protein assembly factor BamB family protein → MSSNDASSRRTLLRVAGATLSGTLAGCAGTSRSSPDGDGTAVSCSSADHPYPSDWPLAGYDSRNTAANPEATGPRESVGVEWTADGLRSVWGTPVVAGESVYVQETSTRLSAFARETGGKRWSVELTETGDSQATTSHSGPHLTPAVAGDTVYVGGGTIAVETDGPRVERTDNRVRLYAIDRHDGTTRWTVRPDHYVATAPVVVGDTVLFATLAGTLYAVDTGRERVAWRSTLDGLEAPIPTPAVADCRCYLTTVENGLYALDVSTGQRKWHLPAVGSGSPPAVADGLVFVCGRDGTVAAVDTETQSVAWRFDAGRAVSTASPAVAGGTVFVGDADGDAGDEAARIHALDATTGEEVWSARTEEYVNASPAVADGLVYVAVRDEIRALDAATGEQKWRFDASGSIRAPLSVADGTVFAGTLNGRVYALGESS